The Halogeometricum borinquense DSM 11551 genome window below encodes:
- a CDS encoding amidohydrolase family protein: protein MSVRDSLDEPRIIDTHAHQPTAEFLEDAGGEMMQDAARKFGTETETWDYEAMREEYHEQGISKAILLGWDAETNTGNPPVPNDYVAEICDDYPDFFVGFGSVDPLKDDCVEEAIRCVEDLDLSGFKFQQIAQGFDPSDEAHAELFDTIEDLGVPVVFHGGNSTLGAGSPGGRGLRIKYGNPMLIDDVAAEHPQMPILIAHPAFPWEREQLAICQQKGNVYMDLSGWLPKYIDEQVVHYAKTVLQDKVMFGTDYPMIRPEQWFESFDEVFDASEEIQRKILWENAEEFLGLN from the coding sequence ATGTCCGTGAGAGACTCGTTGGACGAACCCCGAATCATCGACACCCACGCACACCAACCGACGGCGGAGTTCCTCGAAGATGCAGGCGGTGAGATGATGCAGGACGCCGCACGGAAGTTCGGCACCGAAACGGAAACGTGGGACTACGAAGCGATGCGCGAGGAGTACCACGAACAGGGAATCTCGAAGGCGATTCTCCTCGGCTGGGATGCCGAGACGAACACCGGCAACCCACCGGTACCGAACGACTACGTCGCGGAGATATGCGATGACTATCCCGACTTTTTCGTCGGCTTCGGCAGTGTAGACCCACTCAAGGACGACTGCGTGGAGGAGGCGATTCGGTGCGTCGAGGACTTGGACCTCTCGGGATTCAAGTTCCAGCAGATCGCGCAGGGATTCGACCCGAGCGACGAAGCGCACGCGGAACTGTTCGACACCATCGAGGACTTGGGCGTCCCCGTCGTCTTCCACGGCGGCAACTCCACCCTCGGCGCGGGATCACCGGGTGGCCGCGGTCTGCGAATCAAGTACGGGAATCCGATGCTGATAGACGACGTGGCCGCAGAGCATCCACAGATGCCCATACTCATCGCACACCCGGCGTTCCCGTGGGAGCGCGAGCAACTCGCAATCTGCCAGCAGAAGGGGAACGTCTACATGGACCTCTCGGGGTGGTTGCCGAAGTATATCGACGAACAGGTCGTCCACTACGCGAAGACCGTCCTGCAAGACAAGGTGATGTTCGGCACCGACTATCCGATGATTCGTCCCGAACAGTGGTTCGAGTCGTTCGATGAGGTGTTCGACGCGAGCGAGGAGATTCAACGGAAAATTCTGTGGGAGAACGCCGAGGAGTTCCTCGGACTGAACTGA
- a CDS encoding enoyl-CoA hydratase/isomerase family protein codes for MRVEDDDGVRRITFDRPQVKNAFTAEVARELADALDELTAETHDAAVLTGEGDAFSAGGDIQAMAERDETAREAYQRVRDTLGRVAESVLTAPVPVIARVNGDAAGAGLSVVAACDFAYAAEDARFAASFVNVGLVPDAGGTVTLPHLVGLRAAKELAFTGDLISAERANELDLVNDVVPADELDATVAEMVAKLVSQPTESIALAKEAIHANLGRSWHDGLEREAQAQTMAYDTDAHKEGVSAFLDGRSPEFD; via the coding sequence ATGCGCGTCGAAGACGACGACGGAGTCCGCCGAATCACGTTCGACCGACCGCAGGTGAAGAACGCGTTTACTGCGGAGGTGGCGCGAGAACTTGCCGACGCACTGGACGAACTCACAGCTGAGACGCACGACGCTGCCGTCCTGACGGGCGAGGGCGACGCGTTCAGCGCGGGCGGCGATATTCAAGCGATGGCCGAACGCGACGAGACCGCACGAGAAGCATACCAGCGTGTCCGCGACACACTGGGCCGCGTCGCCGAATCCGTTCTCACGGCTCCGGTACCCGTCATCGCCCGCGTCAACGGCGACGCCGCGGGGGCGGGACTGTCGGTCGTCGCCGCCTGCGATTTCGCCTACGCCGCAGAAGACGCCCGATTTGCCGCCTCATTCGTCAATGTCGGACTCGTACCCGATGCGGGCGGGACGGTGACGCTCCCCCACCTCGTTGGTCTCCGCGCCGCGAAAGAACTGGCGTTCACGGGGGACCTCATCTCTGCGGAACGGGCGAACGAACTGGACTTGGTGAACGACGTGGTACCCGCGGATGAACTCGACGCGACAGTCGCAGAGATGGTGGCGAAACTGGTGTCGCAACCGACGGAGAGTATCGCCCTCGCCAAGGAGGCGATCCACGCGAACCTCGGTCGGTCGTGGCACGACGGACTCGAACGCGAGGCGCAGGCCCAGACGATGGCCTACGACACTGACGCCCACAAAGAAGGTGTCTCGGCGTTCTTGGATGGCCGGTCGCCCGAATTTGACTAG